TCGGCCCCGCGCAGGATCGCCACATGATAGGCCAACAACTGCAACGGAATCGCGAACAAAATCGGAGACAGCAACGGATGCGTATCCGGGACCGTAAAGACGGCATCGGCCGTCATCCCTAATTCTCGCTCGCCTTCGGCCACTAACGCAATGACCGGGGCCCGCCGAGCCTTGACTTCCATGAGATTGCTCACGGTCTTCTCGTACAGCCGGTCCCTTGGAGCCAGCACCACCACGGGCATGTCCCGATCGATCAAGGCGATGGGGCCGTGTTTCATCTCTCCGGCCGCGTATCCTTCAGCGTGGATGTAGGAAATTTCTTTCAGCTTGAGCGCGCCTTCCAACGCGATGGGATAGTTGATGCCCCGCCCGAGATAGAGAAAGTTGCGTTTCTTGTAAAACCGCTTGGCGATCGCCACCACCTCGGCTTCCCGCGCCAGAATGCGCTTGACCAGAGTCGGTAACGTCACCAGCCGTTCCAGCCAGGCCTTCCCGTCGGCCTTGGATAGGACCCCCCGGACACGGCCCAGGTGCAGGGCCAGCATGTAAAGCGCGGTCAACTGTCCCGTGAAGGCCTTGGTGGAGGCCACCCCGATTTCAGGCCCGCAATGGGTGTAGAGGATACCGTCCGATTCGCGCGCCAACGTGCTGCCGACCACATTGACGATGGACACGACTCGGGCACCCTTCTGCTTGGCTTCGCGCGCCGCCGCCAACGTATCGGCGGTCTCACCGGATTGCGAGATCGTGATAAACAGATCGTTCTTCTCGACCAGCGGATTCCGATACCGGAACTCCGAGGCGATATCCACCTGCACCGGCGTCCGGACCATTTCCTCCAACAGATATTTCCCCACCAGCCCCGCATGCCAGGACGTGCCGCAGGCGACGATCCAAATCCGGCCGACGGCGGCGAATTGCTCGTTCGTCAAGCCGATATCGGGCAGATCCGCCTCGCCCTCTTCGAACGAATAGCGCCCGCGCATCGTGTCGAGAATGGTCTGGGGCTGCTCGTAAATTTCTTTGAGCATGAAGTGGGGGAACCCGCTCTTCTCCGCCGCCGCCGCGTCCCAGGTCACCTTCATGGTCTGGCGGGACACAGCCCGCCCCTCGCAGTCGGTCAGCATGATGCCGGAGGGACCGACCTCCGCAACGTCGCCTTCCTCCAGGTACAACACGTCGCGAGTATGGTCGAGCATGGCCATGACGTCGGAGGCGACGAACGCGGCGCCCTCGGATTTCCCGACGACCAGCGGACAGCCGGAGCGGGCGGCGACGATCGTGTCGGGCTCCCGCTCCGAGATCACGGCGATCGCGTAACTGCCTCGGATCTCCTTGGTCGCGGCCCGGACTGCCTCACCCAAGCGCATCCCCTTCTTCACGAACTTGTTGATGAGGTGCGCGACCACTTCGGTGTCGGTCTCCGATTCGAATTTGTATCCGTCCCGTTCCAACTGCTGGCGGAGCGGCACAT
The DNA window shown above is from Nitrospira tepida and carries:
- the glmS gene encoding glutamine--fructose-6-phosphate transaminase (isomerizing) — translated: MCGIVGYVGDKDAVPILLGGLKRLEYRGYDSAGVAVHQGERIEVRRSVGKLMKLEQALLGKELHGHIGIGHTRWATHGKPSEQNAHPHRSEGCVLVHNGIIENYVPLRQQLERDGYKFESETDTEVVAHLINKFVKKGMRLGEAVRAATKEIRGSYAIAVISEREPDTIVAARSGCPLVVGKSEGAAFVASDVMAMLDHTRDVLYLEEGDVAEVGPSGIMLTDCEGRAVSRQTMKVTWDAAAAEKSGFPHFMLKEIYEQPQTILDTMRGRYSFEEGEADLPDIGLTNEQFAAVGRIWIVACGTSWHAGLVGKYLLEEMVRTPVQVDIASEFRYRNPLVEKNDLFITISQSGETADTLAAAREAKQKGARVVSIVNVVGSTLARESDGILYTHCGPEIGVASTKAFTGQLTALYMLALHLGRVRGVLSKADGKAWLERLVTLPTLVKRILAREAEVVAIAKRFYKKRNFLYLGRGINYPIALEGALKLKEISYIHAEGYAAGEMKHGPIALIDRDMPVVVLAPRDRLYEKTVSNLMEVKARRAPVIALVAEGERELGMTADAVFTVPDTHPLLSPILFAIPLQLLAYHVAILRGADVDQPRNLAKSVTVE